A genomic stretch from Petrimonas mucosa includes:
- the nth gene encoding endonuclease III → MTRKERFTHVINWFQENAESSETELHYGNNFQLLIAVILSAQCTDKRVNQITPALFEAFPTPEVLAASSPDEVFEYIKSCSYPNNKAKNLVGMAKRLVDNFNSEIPSTLDELLTIPGVGRKTANVILSVAFDLPAMAVDTHVFRVSNRIGLTDNSKSPLETERELVKHIPEELLSRAHHWLILHGRYVCIARKPKCDICGLKNWCKYYQKEIAGRHGQG, encoded by the coding sequence ATGACTAGAAAAGAGCGCTTCACCCATGTGATCAACTGGTTTCAGGAGAATGCCGAGTCGTCTGAGACAGAACTTCATTATGGCAATAACTTCCAGTTGCTTATAGCCGTTATCCTGTCGGCACAATGTACCGACAAACGGGTAAACCAGATCACACCGGCACTCTTCGAGGCATTTCCAACCCCGGAGGTGCTGGCAGCATCATCGCCAGATGAGGTTTTCGAGTATATCAAATCCTGCTCTTATCCCAACAACAAGGCCAAAAATCTGGTCGGCATGGCAAAAAGGCTCGTTGACAATTTCAACAGCGAGATACCATCAACCCTCGACGAACTGCTCACCATTCCGGGGGTAGGCAGAAAGACGGCCAACGTGATATTGTCCGTTGCGTTCGATCTCCCTGCCATGGCGGTAGATACCCACGTATTCAGGGTCTCGAACCGGATTGGATTGACGGACAACTCGAAATCGCCGCTTGAAACCGAACGCGAGCTTGTCAAACATATCCCCGAAGAGCTGTTGTCTCGGGCTCATCACTGGCTGATCCTGCACGGCAGATATGTCTGTATTGCACGAAAACCCAAGTGTGACATCTGCGGATTGAAAAACTGGTGCAAATATTATCAGAAGGAGATTGCCGGACGGCACGGACAGGGTTAA
- a CDS encoding sialidase family protein, protein MQYIEQLIYILVFTLIITACQPGQDNQEEYYIEWDKTSLFRIAEEGGYPRLCRLNDGTLLVAYENRRGDVVVKKSRDEGVTWDDPVTAYEKFEYVDPHSSSFTTVNIANPEMVQLINGDILLACNLRPVKEGIYPFSIALKRSVDMGRTWCPAQILYRAAPFFGDGCWEPSFLILPDGTIHIYFANELPYRNSDEQEISMIQSVDHGHTWSEKPSTVSFRQGHRDGMPVAIHDGTNIYVAIEDNLSGQFKPYIIRSSVYNPWGNAVPGDSPYRYAALRSVLPDTVYAGAPYLIRTESDVYVLSYQTTHNRGSDWERSTMEVQVSSTPSDFHNPSRPFVVPLSREAKWNSLADLGGNTIAALTSTNFEGGKIGIWMIKGKIKKIE, encoded by the coding sequence ATGCAATATATTGAACAACTGATCTATATTTTAGTTTTCACTCTCATAATTACTGCCTGCCAGCCAGGACAGGACAATCAAGAAGAGTATTACATAGAGTGGGATAAAACCTCCCTCTTCCGCATAGCAGAGGAGGGAGGTTATCCCCGTTTATGCCGTTTAAACGACGGTACGTTATTGGTAGCATATGAGAATAGGCGAGGTGATGTGGTTGTAAAGAAGAGCCGTGATGAAGGTGTCACCTGGGATGACCCTGTAACTGCATATGAGAAGTTTGAATATGTGGATCCACACTCTTCCTCCTTTACAACAGTTAATATTGCCAACCCCGAAATGGTTCAGTTGATCAATGGAGATATTTTGCTGGCATGTAACTTACGACCCGTGAAGGAGGGAATCTACCCCTTTTCAATTGCGTTGAAAAGAAGTGTCGATATGGGAAGAACATGGTGTCCGGCACAAATACTCTATAGGGCTGCCCCTTTTTTTGGGGATGGTTGTTGGGAACCCTCTTTTCTGATCTTGCCAGATGGGACGATTCATATCTATTTCGCAAATGAATTACCTTACCGCAACTCGGATGAACAAGAAATCTCCATGATACAATCTGTAGATCACGGTCATACATGGAGTGAAAAGCCATCAACCGTCAGTTTCAGGCAGGGTCATCGGGATGGGATGCCTGTAGCCATCCATGACGGCACGAATATCTATGTGGCTATTGAAGATAACCTGTCGGGACAATTCAAACCATACATCATTCGCAGTTCTGTTTACAATCCATGGGGCAATGCCGTGCCGGGAGATTCACCTTACCGCTATGCTGCCTTAAGGTCTGTGCTACCTGATACGGTATATGCCGGAGCTCCCTATCTTATTCGAACCGAGAGTGATGTTTATGTTCTCTCCTATCAGACTACACACAACAGAGGCTCAGACTGGGAACGATCGACTATGGAGGTGCAGGTGAGCTCTACACCATCGGATTTCCATAATCCGTCCCGACCTTTCGTTGTTCCGCTTTCGAGGGAAGCCAAATGGAATTCATTGGCCGATCTAGGAGGTAATACAATTGCAGCACTGACTTCCACAAACTTCGAAGGCGGAAAAATTGGAATCTGGATGATTAAAGGGAAAATAAAAAAAATTGAATGA
- a CDS encoding glycoside hydrolase family 2 protein, with protein sequence MKSKLVLFILLAATFSLSAQWKPAGDRIKTRWAAEIDVNNVLPEYPRPIMERSQWQNLNGLWNYAILPVGKQEPTSFDGKILVPFAVESSLSGVQKRVGGDNELWYHREFTVPSNWKNNRILLHFGAVDWKADVWVNDIKVGQHTGGYTPFSFDITPALKSGANKLVVKVWDGTDDGYQPRGKQVNNPHGIWYTPVSGIWQTVWLEPVPEKYIENVKITPDIDKNIISVKACVNGSAPSDKVVVKVMAGSQVVATGQSINNQPVEVSMPANARLWSPNDPFLYDLEVTLVEGAKTVDKVKSYTAMRKFSTKRDDKGIVRLQLNNKDLFQFGPLDQGWWPDGLYTAPTDEALRYDVEKTKDFGFNMIRKHVKVEPARWYMHCDQLGIIVWQDMPNGDKSPEWQMHEYFTGVERLRSPESEANYRKEWKEIIDYLYSYPSVGVWVPFNEAWGQFKTKEIVEWTKQYDPSRLVNPASGGNHYHVGDMLDLHNYPQPRMYLYDGQRATVLGEYGGIGWANKEHLWEPDRNWGYVQFNSSEEVTNEYVKYAEQLKQLIRQGFSAAVYTQTTDVEVEVNGLMTYDRAVVKIDEGRVRKVNQEICNILNN encoded by the coding sequence ATGAAATCAAAATTAGTCCTATTTATTTTGCTTGCAGCAACATTTTCACTGTCCGCCCAGTGGAAACCGGCGGGTGACAGGATAAAGACACGTTGGGCAGCAGAGATTGATGTGAACAACGTATTGCCTGAATATCCCCGGCCCATCATGGAGCGTTCGCAGTGGCAAAACTTGAACGGGTTATGGAATTATGCCATCCTGCCGGTAGGAAAACAGGAACCTACATCGTTCGATGGGAAGATTCTGGTTCCGTTTGCCGTTGAGTCTAGTCTATCGGGAGTGCAGAAACGAGTGGGGGGTGACAACGAACTGTGGTACCATCGCGAGTTTACCGTTCCATCCAACTGGAAAAACAACAGGATACTGCTCCATTTCGGAGCTGTCGACTGGAAAGCTGATGTCTGGGTGAACGATATCAAGGTGGGACAACACACCGGAGGCTATACACCGTTTTCTTTCGATATTACACCTGCTTTGAAGAGTGGAGCCAATAAACTTGTCGTAAAGGTATGGGATGGAACCGATGATGGATATCAACCGAGAGGTAAACAGGTGAACAACCCGCACGGCATATGGTATACCCCGGTGAGCGGTATCTGGCAGACTGTATGGTTGGAACCTGTTCCTGAAAAATATATCGAGAATGTGAAGATTACTCCCGACATCGACAAAAACATCATCAGCGTCAAGGCATGCGTCAACGGTTCTGCCCCGTCAGACAAGGTTGTGGTGAAGGTGATGGCAGGTTCACAGGTTGTCGCCACCGGTCAATCGATCAATAATCAGCCGGTTGAGGTCTCCATGCCTGCCAATGCCAGGTTATGGTCGCCCAACGATCCTTTCCTCTATGACCTTGAAGTGACCTTGGTTGAGGGTGCAAAAACGGTGGATAAGGTAAAGAGCTACACCGCAATGCGTAAATTCTCCACCAAGCGCGATGATAAGGGAATTGTTCGTCTTCAGTTGAACAACAAGGATCTATTCCAGTTTGGCCCGCTCGATCAGGGATGGTGGCCCGACGGACTCTACACCGCTCCTACCGACGAAGCACTGAGGTATGATGTCGAAAAAACCAAGGATTTTGGCTTCAACATGATCCGCAAACATGTGAAGGTGGAGCCTGCCCGTTGGTACATGCATTGCGACCAGCTCGGTATCATCGTGTGGCAAGACATGCCTAACGGCGACAAGAGTCCCGAGTGGCAGATGCACGAATATTTCACCGGTGTTGAAAGATTGCGTTCGCCCGAGTCGGAAGCCAATTACCGAAAAGAGTGGAAAGAGATCATCGATTACCTCTATTCCTATCCTTCAGTTGGTGTTTGGGTTCCGTTCAACGAAGCCTGGGGTCAATTCAAGACAAAGGAGATCGTAGAGTGGACCAAACAGTATGATCCCTCACGCCTGGTGAACCCGGCCAGTGGTGGCAACCATTATCATGTTGGGGATATGCTCGACCTGCATAACTATCCGCAACCCAGGATGTACCTCTATGACGGCCAGCGGGCAACCGTCCTCGGCGAATATGGTGGCATCGGTTGGGCAAACAAGGAACATCTGTGGGAACCCGACCGTAACTGGGGCTATGTACAGTTCAACAGCTCGGAGGAGGTGACCAACGAGTATGTTAAATATGCTGAACAGCTGAAACAGCTGATCCGCCAAGGATTCTCCGCAGCAGTATACACCCAGACCACCGACGTGGAGGTTGAAGTGAATGGACTGATGACCTATGACAGGGCCGTAGTTAAAATTGACGAAGGTCGGGTTCGGAAAGTTAATCAGGAGATATGCAATATATTGAACAACTGA
- a CDS encoding glycoside hydrolase family protein, whose amino-acid sequence MKRYPKFLCVLFALLIWSTLQATAQVGENQISSSIAIKTPGNPAIRYSLQGVERGKTTRLKADREIPVVITRTVKENRVSSTLQGTEHVIEVEIKAKEDLYFNFKQWFDTRYAHDDCQFYMPGFWYRRNLRSPKEAPSFHTSDSWTVREDRLSVPMTAIFNEKSGAYTSVMRKDDFKHDALTTHKEGEVIISGITSIGYTGFENREGDAMLSFGYPYQETPKSYIRKLTLAPSVEAFQFLEKGKSIRLTWMVKSGKATDFSELIRKSWEYCYDTWRPEPVTISFSDAFVKEILSQYFTQSFVEDYPLKFTSGEGLLVATSESVPRAEIGFVGRVLLNAYNALEYGLQHNRPELVTNSYTVFESYLQHGFTPNGFFREHVYYDKETEAANLSIRRQSEGLYAMMHFLQFEKENGRNHPEWEAKLQTLLDRVLLLQNEDGSFPRKFNDRLAVKDASGGSTPSATLPLVMAYAYFKQPKYLDAAKKTADYLEREIISKADYFSSTLDANCEDKEASLYAATAMYYLALNSTGEEQQWYADLCRKASYFALSWYYMWDVPFAKGQMIGDIGLKTRGWGNVSVENNHIDVFIFEFGSVLNWLSERYSEPRFSNFVRVISSSMRQLLPFEGHMCGISKIGYYPEVVQHTNWDYGKNGKGFYNDYYAPGWTVASLWELLSPGRAEKFFSK is encoded by the coding sequence ATGAAAAGATACCCTAAATTCCTTTGTGTGCTGTTTGCGCTACTGATCTGGAGTACACTACAGGCAACGGCCCAAGTGGGAGAGAATCAAATCAGCTCATCCATCGCAATAAAAACACCTGGTAACCCCGCGATACGCTACTCCCTGCAGGGGGTAGAGAGAGGTAAAACCACCCGTCTGAAGGCCGACCGGGAGATTCCAGTGGTGATTACACGAACGGTCAAGGAGAACCGGGTCTCCTCAACTCTTCAAGGCACCGAACATGTGATAGAGGTGGAGATCAAGGCCAAAGAAGATCTTTACTTCAACTTCAAGCAGTGGTTCGATACCCGGTATGCCCATGACGACTGCCAGTTCTACATGCCCGGTTTCTGGTATCGCCGTAACCTTCGCTCACCCAAGGAGGCCCCATCGTTCCATACTTCCGACAGCTGGACGGTACGGGAGGATAGGCTGAGTGTGCCGATGACCGCCATTTTTAATGAGAAGTCGGGTGCCTACACGTCGGTTATGCGAAAGGACGATTTCAAGCATGATGCACTGACCACCCACAAGGAGGGTGAAGTGATCATTTCGGGCATCACCTCCATCGGCTACACCGGTTTCGAAAACAGGGAGGGCGATGCCATGCTCTCATTCGGATACCCATACCAGGAGACTCCGAAGAGCTATATCCGCAAACTTACACTGGCTCCTTCAGTCGAGGCATTCCAATTCCTGGAAAAAGGGAAATCGATCAGGTTGACCTGGATGGTGAAATCGGGTAAAGCAACCGATTTTTCAGAGCTTATCCGCAAGTCGTGGGAGTACTGTTACGACACTTGGCGTCCTGAACCGGTCACCATATCTTTCAGCGATGCGTTTGTAAAGGAGATCCTTTCACAATATTTTACCCAGAGCTTTGTGGAGGACTATCCCCTGAAGTTCACCTCCGGTGAGGGACTTCTCGTGGCAACCAGCGAAAGCGTGCCGCGTGCGGAGATCGGTTTCGTGGGTCGGGTACTGCTCAATGCTTACAACGCACTTGAGTATGGGTTACAGCACAACCGGCCGGAACTGGTCACCAACAGCTATACCGTTTTCGAGAGCTACCTGCAACATGGTTTTACCCCCAACGGTTTTTTCCGTGAACATGTCTACTACGACAAGGAGACCGAGGCAGCGAACTTAAGCATCCGGCGTCAATCGGAGGGGCTCTACGCAATGATGCATTTCCTTCAGTTCGAGAAGGAGAATGGCCGGAACCATCCGGAATGGGAAGCGAAACTGCAAACCTTGCTCGACCGTGTCCTGCTGTTGCAAAACGAGGATGGCAGTTTCCCGAGGAAGTTCAACGACCGTCTCGCCGTCAAGGATGCGAGCGGCGGAAGTACCCCGTCGGCCACCCTTCCCCTGGTGATGGCATACGCCTATTTCAAGCAACCGAAATATCTTGATGCCGCCAAGAAGACAGCCGATTACCTGGAACGTGAGATCATATCGAAAGCAGATTATTTTTCCTCTACCCTCGACGCCAACTGTGAAGATAAGGAGGCATCGCTCTATGCGGCAACTGCAATGTATTACCTGGCACTGAACTCTACGGGTGAGGAACAACAATGGTATGCCGACCTTTGTCGTAAAGCCTCCTACTTTGCCCTCTCCTGGTATTACATGTGGGATGTGCCGTTCGCAAAGGGGCAGATGATAGGTGACATCGGACTGAAAACCAGGGGATGGGGCAACGTTTCGGTTGAAAACAACCATATCGACGTCTTCATCTTCGAATTTGGGTCGGTCCTCAACTGGCTATCGGAGAGATATAGTGAACCCCGCTTCAGCAATTTCGTGCGGGTAATCTCGTCATCAATGCGCCAGCTGCTGCCGTTTGAGGGACACATGTGCGGAATATCCAAGATCGGCTATTACCCGGAGGTGGTGCAACATACCAACTGGGATTACGGCAAGAACGGGAAAGGGTTTTATAACGACTACTACGCCCCGGGCTGGACTGTGGCCTCACTCTGGGAGCTGCTCTCTCCCGGTCGCGCCGAGAAATTTTTTTCAAAATAG
- a CDS encoding M81 family metallopeptidase — MNKIFSTFLLAALLFAIIGCESGKKELPRIAIAGLAIESSTFSPAVSNEEAFRARYGDSVFTYYPFFAPDSGIIDRAVWLPTLRGHAMPGGIVTREAYESLVSKTLDSLKAKLPLDAIFFDIHGAMSVQGLDDPEGDFLLRIRDLVGTDVLISTSMDLHGSVSPRLIQNSDLITCYRMAPHEDAIESKKRAVTNLLDRLENGKGKPAYKAWIPVPILLPGEKTSTRIEPGKSLYAQIPTVIDKDKVIDAAIWMSYPWADEPRNHGVVVAYGDDKEAVGKAAEKLATHFWSVRNEFEFVAPTVYLEEALDKAVASDKKPFIISDMGDNPTAGGAGDVTWTLHEILKRPEFQRPNAKSLIYASIPDAKFVRLAKEIGVGGTIDATAGAVVDHRFAPPVRIKGTITAIYEGHPNAKTEVVVKTGNISVIVTERRMAYHIEKDFTKLGLNPRETDIVVVKIGYLEPELYEMRADWLMAMTPGGVDQDLLRLDYKRLNRPIFPLDPDMADPDLSARFIPLSDEILR, encoded by the coding sequence ATGAATAAGATTTTTTCAACATTTCTCCTTGCAGCCCTGCTGTTCGCAATCATCGGTTGTGAGAGTGGCAAGAAGGAGCTCCCGAGGATTGCCATTGCCGGACTCGCCATCGAGTCGAGCACCTTTTCGCCCGCCGTTTCCAACGAGGAGGCGTTCCGGGCACGATATGGCGACAGCGTTTTCACCTACTACCCCTTCTTTGCTCCCGACTCGGGTATCATCGACCGTGCCGTATGGCTTCCCACACTGCGGGGACATGCCATGCCCGGCGGCATCGTGACCCGCGAGGCATACGAATCGCTGGTTTCAAAAACGTTGGACAGTCTAAAGGCGAAACTGCCGCTGGATGCCATCTTCTTCGATATTCACGGGGCAATGAGCGTTCAGGGTCTGGATGATCCCGAAGGGGACTTCCTGCTGCGTATCCGTGATCTGGTGGGCACCGACGTACTGATCTCCACCTCGATGGACCTGCACGGAAGTGTCTCCCCCCGCCTGATACAGAATAGCGACCTGATCACCTGTTACCGGATGGCTCCGCACGAGGATGCCATCGAATCGAAAAAACGGGCGGTAACCAACCTGCTCGATCGTCTTGAAAACGGAAAGGGGAAACCGGCATACAAGGCGTGGATTCCCGTACCCATCCTGCTCCCGGGTGAAAAGACCAGTACCCGCATCGAACCGGGCAAGAGTCTCTATGCCCAGATACCGACAGTGATCGACAAGGATAAGGTGATCGACGCTGCCATCTGGATGTCCTATCCCTGGGCGGATGAACCCCGTAACCACGGCGTGGTGGTCGCTTACGGCGACGACAAGGAGGCAGTGGGAAAAGCGGCCGAGAAGCTGGCAACCCATTTCTGGAGCGTGAGGAATGAGTTTGAATTTGTAGCGCCCACCGTCTATCTGGAAGAGGCGCTCGACAAGGCTGTGGCGAGCGACAAGAAACCGTTTATCATTAGCGATATGGGGGACAATCCCACTGCCGGTGGTGCAGGCGATGTCACCTGGACACTGCATGAGATACTGAAAAGGCCAGAGTTTCAGCGACCCAACGCCAAATCGCTGATTTATGCCTCCATACCCGATGCAAAATTTGTGAGGCTGGCAAAGGAGATCGGCGTAGGCGGCACGATCGATGCGACGGCCGGTGCCGTAGTCGACCACCGGTTCGCCCCTCCCGTCAGGATAAAGGGAACCATTACCGCCATTTATGAAGGGCACCCCAATGCCAAAACAGAGGTGGTGGTCAAGACCGGCAACATCTCGGTGATCGTTACCGAACGGCGGATGGCCTACCATATCGAAAAGGATTTCACCAAACTGGGACTGAATCCGCGGGAAACCGACATCGTGGTGGTGAAGATCGGCTATCTCGAGCCGGAACTTTACGAGATGCGGGCCGACTGGCTGATGGCGATGACCCCGGGTGGTGTGGATCAGGACCTGCTCCGTCTGGACTACAAGCGACTCAATCGCCCCATCTTTCCGCTGGATCCCGATATGGCCGATCCCGACTTGAGTGCAAGATTTATTCCCTTGTCGGATGAGATATTGAGATAA
- a CDS encoding IS1380 family transposase, translating into MQYKNSKKISFTASSVKKEFSSEQLTSYSGLSVTSDFINHCGIYRRLEHLFPTIRHNASRFSTAQILSSILLASLCGVHRLKRIENFTFDALVARLLKLPKNIDEDTIRRHLTGLGERGARSLHELLLGFTGMQVSRCGLSRLTLDCDSSTFTVYGNQQGAEVGYNSHKKGSKSYHPILCFVTEMKLLVNSWLRPGSAYTSNGVCEFVKETLAALPQKVEKVFFRADSGFFNGGLFNLLEDGKHEYLVKVKLKNLKDLLAGQTWQPIGPRTATCQFTHQCSGWRNPRMFYAVRIIKQMVEVDYFGEKQFVPEYEYFCYCSNLKGLDALQLHTLYGSRSESENWIEQTKNSLCAGKTITHDFWVNDILWQLSSFAYSLSVLMRYRGDFWVWRQEHSTFREWFIRVPGKVVKSGRQVTVKMPKEYYRKAGWRDFEQRITTTMTG; encoded by the coding sequence ATGCAATACAAAAATAGTAAAAAAATCTCATTTACTGCCAGTTCAGTAAAGAAAGAGTTCAGTTCAGAACAATTAACGTCATATTCAGGGTTAAGCGTAACCTCTGATTTTATCAACCATTGTGGCATTTATCGCCGGCTGGAACATCTTTTCCCAACCATCCGGCACAATGCAAGCCGTTTCAGCACAGCCCAAATACTCTCAAGTATCCTGTTGGCATCGTTGTGCGGTGTTCACCGTTTGAAGCGGATTGAAAACTTCACCTTTGACGCCTTGGTTGCCCGCTTGTTGAAGTTACCCAAGAACATTGACGAGGACACCATACGCCGCCATTTGACAGGTTTGGGTGAAAGGGGCGCCCGTTCGCTTCACGAGCTGTTGTTGGGTTTTACAGGCATGCAAGTTTCCCGTTGCGGTTTAAGCCGCTTGACACTTGATTGCGACTCAAGCACATTTACCGTTTACGGCAACCAACAAGGGGCTGAGGTGGGTTATAACTCGCATAAGAAGGGTTCGAAAAGCTATCACCCCATCTTATGTTTTGTCACGGAGATGAAACTGCTTGTCAATTCATGGCTCCGCCCGGGTTCAGCTTACACCTCAAACGGAGTTTGTGAGTTTGTCAAAGAAACCTTGGCCGCTCTTCCCCAAAAGGTGGAGAAGGTGTTTTTCAGGGCCGACAGCGGTTTTTTCAATGGTGGATTATTTAATTTGTTAGAAGACGGTAAACATGAATATTTGGTGAAAGTAAAGCTGAAAAACCTGAAAGATTTACTTGCCGGGCAGACTTGGCAGCCGATTGGCCCACGGACGGCGACCTGTCAGTTTACACATCAATGTAGCGGTTGGAGGAATCCCCGCATGTTTTATGCCGTGCGCATCATAAAGCAAATGGTTGAAGTCGATTATTTTGGCGAAAAACAATTTGTACCCGAGTATGAGTACTTTTGCTATTGCTCGAACCTGAAAGGATTGGATGCCTTGCAGCTCCATACCCTTTATGGATCCCGATCAGAGAGTGAGAATTGGATCGAGCAAACCAAAAACTCGCTTTGTGCGGGAAAAACCATCACGCATGATTTTTGGGTAAACGATATTCTTTGGCAACTTTCGTCATTTGCCTACAGTTTATCGGTGCTCATGCGATACCGGGGCGACTTTTGGGTTTGGCGTCAAGAGCACTCTACCTTCCGAGAATGGTTTATCCGAGTGCCGGGTAAAGTGGTGAAATCCGGCAGGCAGGTCACGGTAAAAATGCCTAAGGAGTATTACCGAAAAGCGGGGTGGCGTGATTTTGAGCAGCGAATAACGACAACGATGACCGGATGA
- a CDS encoding aldose epimerase family protein: MMKLNRLTAWVVGVAAMIACTPNPKGTPEEPTTLSGLKRSHFQSVVNGDSTDLYVLKNANGVEVTVTNYGGRIVSVMVPDKNGTLQDVVLGFDSIQGYTSVPNNLGATIGRYGNRIAHGKITVAGVEYQLPLNNFGHTLHGGPEGYDTKVFKGVQPDSQTVVLTYLSVDGEAGFPGNLNVQITMKLTDDNAIDIQYEAETDKETVVNLTNHSYFNLSGDPNNTVLDHLLTIYADSYTPVDDTFMTTGKIEPVKGTPLDFTVETAIGDRINDTTFVQLKYGRGYDHNWVLNAKGDVSQLAATVVSPVTGIQLDVYTSEPGMQVYTGNFLDGTMTGKRGIVYNKRSAICLESQKYPDSPNKPEWPSPYLKPGEKYTSRCIYKFSVRQ; encoded by the coding sequence ATGATGAAACTAAATCGTTTAACAGCATGGGTCGTAGGCGTAGCCGCCATGATCGCCTGTACGCCCAATCCAAAAGGAACCCCCGAAGAGCCCACCACGCTCTCGGGTTTGAAGAGAAGTCATTTCCAGTCGGTCGTAAATGGTGACTCCACCGACCTCTACGTATTGAAAAATGCCAACGGGGTAGAGGTTACCGTTACCAACTACGGGGGACGTATTGTGTCGGTGATGGTGCCCGACAAAAACGGTACGCTGCAGGATGTTGTCTTGGGTTTCGACTCAATCCAGGGTTATACCAGCGTTCCCAACAACCTGGGAGCCACCATTGGCCGTTACGGAAACCGTATCGCACATGGTAAGATAACAGTCGCCGGGGTTGAGTACCAGCTCCCGCTGAACAATTTTGGACATACGTTGCACGGTGGTCCGGAGGGTTATGATACCAAGGTGTTCAAGGGAGTACAGCCCGACAGTCAGACGGTTGTGCTGACCTACCTCTCGGTAGACGGCGAGGCCGGATTTCCCGGTAACCTGAATGTGCAGATTACGATGAAGCTGACGGACGACAACGCCATCGACATTCAGTATGAGGCGGAGACCGACAAGGAGACAGTTGTCAACCTGACCAACCACTCCTATTTCAACCTGAGCGGTGATCCCAACAATACTGTTCTGGATCATCTCCTGACCATCTATGCCGATAGTTATACCCCGGTTGACGACACCTTCATGACTACCGGAAAGATTGAACCGGTTAAGGGTACACCCCTGGACTTTACGGTTGAGACGGCTATCGGCGACCGGATCAACGACACCACCTTTGTTCAGTTGAAGTACGGCAGGGGATATGACCACAACTGGGTATTGAACGCCAAGGGAGATGTCTCGCAGCTTGCTGCAACCGTAGTCTCTCCGGTTACCGGAATCCAGCTGGATGTCTACACATCCGAGCCGGGCATGCAGGTTTACACCGGTAATTTCCTCGACGGGACCATGACGGGAAAGAGGGGAATTGTCTACAACAAGCGGAGTGCCATCTGTCTGGAGTCGCAGAAATATCCCGATTCGCCCAACAAGCCAGAGTGGCCTTCACCATACCTGAAGCCGGGTGAGAAATATACCAGCCGTTGCATCTACAAGTTCTCGGTGAGACAGTAA
- a CDS encoding family 43 glycosylhydrolase — translation MVYRNPVVDRSLPDPTVIRAKDGNFYLYATEDTRNTPIFRSPNLVDWTFVGTAFTDQTRPSFEPKGGIWAPDINYINGTYVLYYSMSVWGGEWTCGIGVATADSPEGPFTDRGKLFRSNEIGVQNSIDPFYIEEKGKRYLFWGSFRGIYAIELADDGLSVKPGAEKRQIAGTAYEGVYIHKRNGYYYLFASVGSCCEGLKSTYTTVVGRSKNLFGPYTDKQGRSMMENHHELLIQRNSRFVGTGHNSEIVQDSKGQDWMFYHAYSVENPKGRRLILDQIRWKEGWPYVVDNSPSFMAPRPIFNNQNNIK, via the coding sequence ATGGTCTACCGGAATCCGGTGGTCGACCGGAGCCTCCCCGATCCGACGGTAATCCGGGCAAAGGATGGTAACTTCTACCTCTATGCCACCGAAGATACCCGAAATACTCCCATTTTCCGCTCTCCGAACCTGGTGGACTGGACCTTCGTGGGTACCGCCTTTACCGATCAGACCCGCCCCAGCTTTGAGCCCAAGGGGGGAATCTGGGCGCCGGACATCAACTATATCAACGGCACCTACGTACTCTATTACTCCATGTCGGTCTGGGGTGGTGAGTGGACCTGCGGAATTGGCGTAGCAACTGCCGACAGCCCCGAGGGACCCTTCACCGATCGCGGCAAACTGTTTCGCAGCAACGAGATTGGCGTACAGAACTCCATCGACCCCTTCTACATTGAAGAGAAGGGAAAGAGGTACCTCTTCTGGGGCAGCTTCCGTGGCATCTATGCCATCGAACTTGCTGACGACGGATTGAGCGTGAAGCCGGGTGCCGAGAAGCGACAGATTGCCGGTACGGCTTATGAGGGGGTGTACATCCATAAGCGAAATGGGTACTACTATCTGTTCGCTTCGGTGGGAAGCTGCTGCGAGGGGCTAAAGAGTACCTACACAACCGTCGTCGGCCGTTCAAAAAACCTGTTTGGTCCCTATACCGACAAGCAGGGACGTTCTATGATGGAGAACCATCATGAGCTGCTGATCCAGCGGAACAGCCGTTTTGTGGGTACTGGCCATAACTCGGAGATCGTACAGGATAGCAAGGGGCAGGACTGGATGTTCTACCACGCCTACTCGGTGGAGAATCCGAAGGGGCGCCGTCTGATACTGGACCAGATCAGGTGGAAAGAGGGATGGCCCTATGTGGTAGATAACAGCCCATCGTTTATGGCCCCAAGACCAATTTTTAACAATCAAAACAATATCAAATGA